One segment of Pseudomonas sp. FP2196 DNA contains the following:
- the folP gene encoding dihydropteroate synthase, with protein sequence MTSVQSLTRLPCGNRVLDLAHTHVMGILNVTPDSFSDGGRYSQLDAALRHAEVMVAAGATLIDVGGESTRPGARAVSPLEELERVAPIVELINRELDVIISVDTSTPAVMRETARLGAGLINDVRSLRRDGALDAAAATGLPVCLMHMLGEPGDMQDNPQYQDVTREVGEFLAERMAQCALGGIPAERIILDPGFGFAKTLQHNLSLFRHMEALHALGRPLLVGVSRKSMIGHALNRPVGERLYGGLALAALASVKGARILRVHDVAETVDVVRMIAAVESAE encoded by the coding sequence ATGACTTCTGTACAGTCCCTGACCCGGTTGCCTTGCGGCAACCGGGTTCTTGATTTGGCCCATACGCATGTCATGGGCATTCTCAATGTCACTCCCGATTCTTTTTCCGATGGCGGCCGATACAGTCAGCTCGACGCGGCCCTGCGCCACGCCGAAGTCATGGTTGCGGCTGGCGCGACATTGATCGATGTGGGTGGTGAGTCCACCCGGCCCGGTGCGCGGGCGGTGTCGCCGCTAGAGGAATTGGAGCGTGTGGCGCCCATCGTCGAGCTGATCAATCGCGAGCTGGATGTGATCATCTCTGTTGATACCTCGACGCCCGCGGTCATGCGCGAAACTGCGCGGCTGGGCGCGGGTTTGATCAACGATGTGCGGTCGCTTCGGCGCGATGGCGCACTGGATGCGGCGGCAGCAACGGGCTTGCCGGTTTGCCTCATGCATATGCTCGGTGAGCCGGGTGATATGCAGGACAATCCGCAGTATCAGGATGTCACTCGGGAAGTAGGCGAATTCCTTGCGGAACGCATGGCTCAATGTGCGCTGGGGGGGATTCCGGCCGAGCGAATCATCCTCGATCCCGGTTTTGGTTTCGCAAAAACGCTGCAGCACAATCTAAGCTTGTTCAGGCATATGGAAGCCCTGCACGCACTTGGCCGGCCGCTATTGGTTGGTGTTTCGCGCAAGAGCATGATCGGGCATGCATTGAATCGGCCTGTGGGTGAGCGCCTGTATGGCGGTTTGGCCCTGGCTGCACTGGCGTCCGTCAAAGGCGCGCGTATATTGCGTGTCCATGATGTGGCGGAAACGGTAGATGTGGTGCGGATGATCGCGGCCGTCGAATCAGCCGAATAA
- the rimP gene encoding ribosome maturation factor RimP, with protein sequence MSSKLEELQALLAPVVVALGYECWGIEFSAQGRHSMLRVYIDKEGGVLVDDCAIVSRQISGVLDVEDPISVEYTLEVSSPGMERPLFTIEQFAKFAGEQVKIKLRSPFEGRRNFQGLLRGVEEQDVVVQVDDHEFLLPIDMIDKANIIPSFD encoded by the coding sequence GTGTCGAGCAAGCTAGAAGAGTTGCAGGCCTTGCTGGCCCCGGTGGTCGTGGCCCTAGGCTATGAATGCTGGGGTATCGAGTTTTCGGCTCAAGGTCGTCACTCGATGTTGCGCGTTTATATCGATAAAGAGGGTGGCGTGCTGGTGGACGATTGCGCCATTGTCAGCCGTCAGATCAGCGGTGTTCTGGATGTTGAAGATCCGATCTCTGTTGAATACACCCTCGAAGTTTCCTCGCCTGGCATGGAGCGCCCACTGTTCACTATTGAGCAGTTTGCAAAATTTGCCGGTGAACAAGTGAAGATCAAGCTGCGCTCGCCTTTTGAAGGTCGACGCAACTTTCAGGGCCTTCTGCGCGGTGTAGAAGAGCAGGACGTCGTGGTGCAGGTAGATGACCATGAGTTCCTGTTGCCGATCGATATGATCGACAAGGCCAACATTATTCCCAGTTTTGACTGA
- the nusA gene encoding transcription termination factor NusA, with amino-acid sequence MSKEVLLVVESVSNEKGVPASVIFEALELALATATKKRFEDEVDLRVEINRHTGSYETFRRWTVVEENDLDDPAIETWPTKVAETHPGAKVGDVVEEKIESIEFGRIAAQTAKQVIVQKVREAERAQVVDAYRERLGEIISGTVKKVTRDNVIVDLGNNAEALLAREDIISRETFRVGVRLRALLKEIRTENRGPQLILSRTAPEMLIELFRIEVPEIAEGLIEVMAASRDPGSRAKIAVRSKDKRIDPQGACIGMRGSRVQAVSGELGGERVDIVLWDDNPAQFVINAMSPAEVAAIIVDEDAHAMDIAVGADNLAQAIGRGGQNVRLASQLTGWTLNVMTESDIQAKQQAETGDILRNFIDELEVDEDLAQVLVDEGFTSLEEIAYVPLEEMLNIDGFDEDTVNELRARAKDRLLTKAIATEEKLADAHPAEDLLSLEGMDKDLAMELAVRGVITREDLAEQSIDDLLDIDGIDDDRAGKLIMAARAHWFE; translated from the coding sequence ATGAGCAAAGAAGTACTGCTGGTTGTTGAGTCGGTATCCAATGAAAAGGGCGTACCGGCAAGCGTAATTTTTGAAGCGCTGGAGCTGGCCCTGGCCACTGCTACCAAAAAGCGTTTTGAAGACGAAGTTGACCTGCGTGTGGAAATTAACCGCCACACCGGTTCTTACGAAACTTTCCGTCGCTGGACGGTCGTCGAAGAGAATGATCTCGACGATCCGGCTATCGAAACCTGGCCAACCAAGGTTGCCGAAACGCATCCTGGTGCCAAGGTTGGCGACGTCGTTGAAGAAAAAATCGAATCCATCGAGTTCGGTCGCATTGCTGCGCAGACTGCCAAGCAGGTCATCGTGCAGAAAGTGCGTGAAGCAGAGCGCGCTCAAGTGGTCGACGCCTATCGCGAGCGCCTGGGAGAAATCATCTCCGGCACCGTGAAGAAAGTGACCCGCGACAACGTGATCGTCGATCTGGGCAACAACGCTGAAGCGTTGCTGGCCCGTGAAGACATCATCTCTCGTGAAACCTTCCGTGTCGGCGTGCGTCTGCGTGCGCTGCTCAAGGAAATCCGCACCGAGAACCGCGGCCCGCAGCTGATCCTGTCGCGTACCGCGCCGGAAATGCTGATCGAGCTGTTCCGCATCGAAGTGCCGGAAATTGCCGAAGGCCTGATCGAAGTAATGGCTGCTTCCCGTGATCCGGGTTCGCGCGCCAAGATCGCCGTTCGCTCGAAGGACAAACGCATTGACCCGCAGGGCGCTTGCATCGGTATGCGCGGTTCGCGCGTCCAGGCAGTGTCGGGTGAGTTGGGCGGTGAGCGTGTTGATATCGTCCTGTGGGACGACAACCCTGCTCAGTTCGTAATCAACGCCATGTCCCCGGCCGAGGTTGCGGCAATTATCGTTGACGAAGATGCCCACGCCATGGACATCGCCGTTGGCGCAGACAATCTGGCTCAGGCCATCGGTCGTGGTGGTCAGAACGTGCGTCTGGCAAGCCAGTTGACTGGCTGGACCCTGAACGTGATGACCGAATCGGACATCCAGGCTAAGCAGCAAGCAGAAACCGGCGACATCCTGCGCAACTTCATCGACGAGCTGGAAGTCGACGAAGATCTCGCACAGGTGCTGGTAGATGAAGGCTTCACCAGCCTGGAAGAGATTGCCTACGTACCGTTGGAAGAAATGCTCAACATCGACGGCTTTGACGAAGACACCGTCAACGAGCTTCGCGCTCGTGCCAAGGATCGTTTGTTGACCAAAGCCATCGCTACTGAGGAAAAGCTGGCAGACGCCCATCCGGCCGAAGACCTGCTCTCGCTTGAGGGTATGGACAAGGATTTGGCGATGGAACTGGCGGTGCGCGGCGTAATTACCCGCGAAGACCTGGCCGAGCAGTCTATTGACGATCTGCTCGACATCGACGGCATTGACGATGATCGTGCCGGCAAGTTGATCATGGCCGCCCGAGCCCACTGGTTCGAGTAA
- the infB gene encoding translation initiation factor IF-2 encodes MTQVTVKQLADEVKTPVERLLQQMREAGLPHTAAEENVTDSEKQSLLTHLKSSHKAKVEEPRKITLQRKTTSTLRVAGSKSISVEVRKKKVFVQRSPEEIEAERKRELDERRAVENAARQKAEEEAKQRAEEEARRQPAAAQTATNDAVSAPAAAAEPVRESAPVAAAPAPSADVRNKQNEQRRPDKPRADDNNRRSGGGDGERKNAPHRASVKEKAPAPRVAPRTTDEESDGFRRGGRGKAKLKKRNAHGFQSPTGPVVRDVQIGETITVGDLANQMSVKAAEIIKFMFKLGTPATINQVLDQETAQLVAEELGHKVTLVSDTALEDSLAESLKFEGESFSRAPVVTVMGHVDHGKTSLLDYIRRAKVAAGEAGGITQHIGAYHVETERGMVTFLDTPGHAAFTAMRARGAKATDIVILVVAADDGVMPQTIEAVQHAVAAGVPLVVAVNKIDKPGADLDRIRSELSVHGVTSEEWGGDTPFVPVSAKVGTGVDELLEAVLLQAEVLELKATPSAPGRGVVVESRLDKGRGPVATVLVQDGTLRQGDMVLVGSNYGRVRAMLDENGKPIKEAGPSIPVEILGLDGTPDAGDEMSVVADEKKAREVALFRQGKFREVKLARAHAGKLENIFENMGQAEKKTLNIVLKSDVRGSLEALQGALNGLGNDEVQVRVVGGGVGGITESDANLALASNAVLFGFNVRADAGARKIVEQEGLDMRYYNVIYDIIEDVKKALTGMLGSDVRENILGIAEVRDVFRSPKFGAIAGCMVIEGVVHRNRPIRVLREDIVIFEGELESLRRFKDDASEVRAGMECGIGVKSYNDVKVGDKIEVFEKVQVARSL; translated from the coding sequence ATGACGCAAGTCACGGTGAAACAACTGGCCGATGAGGTCAAAACACCGGTAGAGCGCCTGTTGCAGCAGATGCGTGAGGCAGGTCTGCCGCACACCGCCGCCGAAGAAAATGTGACTGACAGTGAGAAGCAATCCCTGCTGACTCACTTGAAGAGCAGCCACAAGGCGAAAGTGGAAGAACCACGCAAGATCACGCTGCAGCGTAAAACCACCAGCACCCTGCGTGTGGCTGGTAGCAAGAGCATCAGCGTTGAAGTTCGCAAAAAGAAAGTTTTCGTACAGCGTAGCCCGGAAGAAATTGAAGCCGAACGCAAGCGTGAACTGGATGAGCGTCGCGCAGTAGAGAATGCTGCCCGTCAGAAGGCTGAAGAAGAAGCCAAGCAGCGCGCCGAAGAAGAAGCGCGCCGCCAGCCTGCTGCTGCGCAAACTGCTACCAACGACGCCGTTTCGGCGCCGGCTGCAGCTGCCGAACCAGTACGCGAAAGCGCACCGGTAGCCGCCGCTCCGGCACCGTCTGCTGACGTTCGTAACAAGCAGAACGAACAGCGCCGTCCGGACAAGCCGCGTGCCGACGATAACAATCGTCGCAGTGGCGGTGGTGATGGCGAGCGTAAAAACGCTCCGCATCGCGCATCGGTCAAAGAAAAAGCGCCAGCACCTCGTGTTGCTCCACGTACTACCGACGAAGAAAGCGATGGCTTCCGTCGTGGTGGTCGCGGCAAGGCCAAGCTGAAGAAGCGCAATGCTCACGGTTTCCAGAGCCCAACCGGCCCTGTCGTGCGTGACGTGCAGATCGGCGAGACCATCACTGTTGGCGATCTCGCCAATCAGATGTCGGTCAAGGCTGCTGAAATCATCAAGTTCATGTTCAAACTGGGTACTCCAGCGACCATCAACCAGGTGCTTGATCAGGAAACTGCTCAACTGGTAGCCGAAGAACTGGGCCACAAAGTGACCCTGGTCAGCGACACTGCTCTGGAAGACTCCCTGGCTGAGTCCCTGAAGTTTGAAGGTGAGTCGTTCTCCCGTGCTCCAGTCGTGACCGTAATGGGCCACGTTGACCACGGTAAGACCTCGCTGCTCGACTATATCCGTCGTGCCAAGGTAGCTGCTGGCGAAGCCGGCGGTATCACCCAGCACATCGGTGCGTACCACGTTGAAACCGAACGCGGCATGGTCACTTTCCTCGACACCCCGGGTCACGCCGCGTTTACCGCAATGCGTGCCCGTGGTGCCAAGGCGACCGACATCGTGATTCTGGTCGTTGCAGCCGATGACGGCGTAATGCCGCAGACCATTGAAGCTGTTCAGCACGCGGTAGCGGCTGGCGTTCCACTGGTGGTTGCAGTGAACAAGATCGACAAGCCGGGCGCTGATCTCGATCGCATCCGTAGCGAACTGTCGGTTCACGGCGTGACGTCGGAAGAGTGGGGCGGTGATACGCCGTTCGTACCGGTTTCGGCGAAAGTCGGTACTGGCGTGGACGAACTGCTCGAAGCTGTTCTGCTGCAAGCCGAAGTTCTCGAACTGAAAGCGACCCCGTCGGCTCCTGGCCGTGGTGTTGTGGTTGAATCGCGTCTCGACAAAGGTCGTGGCCCGGTTGCAACCGTTCTGGTTCAAGACGGTACCCTGCGCCAAGGCGACATGGTTCTGGTCGGTTCGAACTATGGCCGCGTTCGCGCCATGCTCGACGAGAACGGCAAGCCAATCAAGGAAGCCGGTCCTTCCATCCCTGTCGAGATCCTCGGCCTGGACGGTACCCCGGACGCTGGCGACGAGATGAGCGTAGTTGCAGACGAGAAGAAAGCCCGTGAAGTGGCTCTGTTCCGTCAAGGCAAGTTCCGCGAAGTCAAACTGGCTCGCGCTCACGCCGGCAAGCTGGAAAACATCTTCGAAAACATGGGTCAGGCAGAGAAGAAGACGCTCAACATCGTCCTCAAATCCGACGTCCGTGGTTCGCTGGAAGCTTTGCAGGGCGCTCTGAATGGCCTGGGCAACGACGAAGTGCAAGTGCGCGTAGTCGGCGGCGGTGTCGGTGGTATCACCGAATCCGACGCTAACCTGGCACTGGCTTCCAACGCTGTACTGTTTGGCTTCAACGTGCGTGCCGATGCTGGCGCTCGCAAGATTGTCGAGCAGGAAGGTCTGGATATGCGTTACTACAACGTGATCTACGACATCATCGAAGACGTCAAGAAAGCCCTGACCGGTATGCTCGGCAGCGATGTTCGCGAGAACATCCTGGGTATCGCCGAAGTGCGTGACGTGTTCCGTTCGCCGAAGTTTGGCGCGATCGCAGGCTGCATGGTGATCGAAGGTGTTGTGCACCGTAACCGTCCGATCCGTGTACTGCGTGAAGACATCGTTATCTTCGAAGGCGAGCTGGAATCCCTGCGCCGCTTCAAGGATGACGCTTCCGAAGTACGTGCCGGCATGGAATGCGGTATCGGCGTGAAGAGCTACAACGACGTCAAAGTCGGCGACAAGATCGAAGTCTTCGAGAAGGTTCAGGTTGCTCGCAGCCTCTAA
- the glmM gene encoding phosphoglucosamine mutase, whose protein sequence is MSKKYFGTDGIRGRVGEYPITPDFMLKLGWAAGMAFRKMGACKVLVGKDTRISGYMFESALEAGLTSAGADVMLLGPMPTPAIAYLSRTFQAEAGIVISASHNPHDDNGIKFFSGKGTKLPDELELMIEELLDTPMTVVESSKIGKVSRINDASGRYIEFCKSSVPTGTNFSGLKIVIDCAHGATYKVAPSVFRELGAEVVVLSAQPNGLNINDNCGSTHMGQLQAAVLAEHADLGIAFDGDGDRVLMVDHTGAIVDGDDLLFIIARDLHERGKLHGGVVGTLMSNLGLELALADLSIPFIRANVGDRYVIAELLERNWLVGGENSGHIVCFNHTTTGDAIIAALQVLMALKTRNEGLAQTRQALRKCPQVLINVRFGGGESPLDHPAVKEASARVTQAMAGRGRVLLRKSGTEPLVRVMVEGEDETQVRSYAEELAKLVTEVSA, encoded by the coding sequence ATGAGCAAGAAATACTTTGGTACTGACGGCATTCGTGGTCGAGTCGGTGAATATCCGATTACTCCTGACTTCATGCTCAAGCTCGGTTGGGCCGCCGGCATGGCGTTCCGCAAGATGGGCGCCTGCAAGGTGCTGGTCGGCAAGGACACGCGAATTTCCGGTTACATGTTCGAGTCGGCACTTGAGGCTGGCCTGACATCGGCGGGTGCTGACGTGATGTTGCTTGGCCCGATGCCGACGCCGGCTATCGCTTATTTGTCGCGCACGTTCCAGGCCGAGGCCGGTATCGTGATCAGCGCTTCGCATAACCCGCACGATGATAACGGCATCAAGTTCTTCTCCGGCAAGGGCACCAAGCTGCCAGATGAGTTGGAGTTGATGATCGAAGAGCTCCTCGACACCCCGATGACTGTGGTCGAGTCGAGCAAGATCGGCAAGGTTTCGCGAATCAACGATGCGTCCGGTCGTTACATTGAATTCTGCAAGAGTAGCGTGCCGACAGGGACTAATTTTTCCGGTCTCAAGATTGTCATCGACTGCGCCCACGGTGCTACCTATAAAGTTGCCCCAAGCGTTTTTCGTGAGCTTGGCGCGGAAGTTGTCGTGTTGTCGGCCCAGCCCAATGGTTTGAACATCAACGACAACTGTGGCTCAACCCATATGGGGCAGTTGCAGGCGGCTGTGCTGGCCGAGCACGCTGATCTGGGCATCGCTTTTGATGGCGATGGCGATCGGGTTCTGATGGTCGATCACACTGGTGCAATCGTTGATGGTGATGACTTGTTGTTTATCATTGCCCGTGATCTGCATGAGCGTGGCAAGTTGCACGGCGGCGTGGTAGGCACGCTGATGAGTAATCTCGGTCTGGAGCTGGCGCTCGCCGATCTTTCGATTCCATTCATTCGTGCCAATGTCGGCGATCGCTATGTGATCGCTGAATTACTTGAACGCAACTGGTTGGTGGGTGGCGAGAACTCGGGGCATATCGTTTGCTTTAACCACACCACCACGGGTGACGCGATTATTGCGGCTCTGCAAGTGTTGATGGCGCTGAAGACGCGTAACGAAGGCCTGGCGCAAACCCGTCAAGCGTTGCGCAAGTGCCCTCAGGTGCTGATTAATGTGCGTTTTGGTGGTGGCGAAAGCCCGCTGGACCATCCGGCTGTCAAGGAAGCCAGTGCGCGTGTAACTCAGGCAATGGCGGGGCGCGGTCGTGTGCTTTTGCGCAAGTCCGGCACAGAGCCTCTGGTGCGCGTAATGGTCGAAGGCGAGGATGAAACTCAGGTTCGCAGTTACGCCGAAGAACTGGCAAAACTGGTAACTGAAGTTTCTGCCTGA
- the rbfA gene encoding 30S ribosome-binding factor RbfA encodes MAKEYSRTQRIGDQMQRELAQLIRREVKDPRVGLVTITAVEVSRDVGHAKIFITVMGQDNAEDIAQSIKVLNAAAGFLRMQLAREMKLRSVPQLHFHYDESVVRGAHLSALIERAVAEDNQHPAVAEPEDTKE; translated from the coding sequence ATGGCAAAAGAATACAGCCGTACCCAACGTATCGGCGATCAGATGCAGCGTGAGCTGGCCCAACTGATCCGTCGTGAAGTCAAAGATCCGCGCGTCGGTCTGGTCACCATTACCGCTGTGGAAGTCAGCCGTGACGTCGGTCACGCAAAGATTTTCATCACCGTAATGGGTCAGGACAATGCTGAAGATATCGCGCAAAGCATCAAGGTCCTGAATGCCGCTGCGGGTTTCCTGCGTATGCAACTGGCCCGCGAAATGAAGCTGCGCAGCGTGCCGCAATTGCACTTCCACTACGACGAATCCGTCGTGCGTGGTGCGCACCTGTCGGCCCTGATCGAGCGCGCCGTGGCTGAAGATAATCAGCACCCGGCAGTTGCTGAACCTGAAGACACCAAGGAGTAA
- the rpsO gene encoding 30S ribosomal protein S15, whose translation MALDVQEKAQIVADYQQAVGDTGSPEVQVALLTHNINKLQGHFKANGKDHHSRRGLIRMVNQRRKLLDYLKGKDLGRYQTLIGRLGLRR comes from the coding sequence ATGGCTCTCGACGTTCAAGAAAAAGCTCAAATCGTTGCTGACTACCAGCAAGCTGTTGGTGACACTGGTTCGCCAGAAGTGCAAGTTGCACTGCTGACCCACAACATCAACAAACTGCAAGGTCACTTCAAGGCCAACGGTAAAGATCACCACTCCCGTCGTGGTCTGATCCGCATGGTAAACCAGCGCCGTAAGCTGCTGGACTACCTGAAAGGCAAGGATCTGGGTCGTTATCAGACTCTGATCGGTCGCCTGGGTCTGCGTCGCTAA
- the secG gene encoding preprotein translocase subunit SecG, with amino-acid sequence MLETVVVVFHLLGALGVVALVLLQQGKGADAGASFGAGASNTVFGSQGSSTFLSKFTAILAAGFFITSLGLGYFAKEKAHQLTQAGLPDPAVLEVPKQQQPASDDVPVLQEQKSATPATDVPPAQEQK; translated from the coding sequence ATGCTGGAAACAGTCGTAGTCGTTTTTCATCTGCTGGGTGCATTGGGCGTAGTTGCTCTGGTTTTGCTGCAGCAGGGTAAAGGTGCGGATGCTGGCGCGTCTTTCGGAGCAGGTGCTTCAAATACTGTGTTCGGAAGCCAAGGTTCCTCTACCTTTCTTAGTAAGTTTACTGCTATACTTGCCGCCGGTTTCTTCATAACCAGCCTGGGGTTAGGTTACTTTGCTAAAGAGAAGGCTCATCAGCTGACTCAAGCAGGATTGCCAGATCCAGCGGTGTTGGAAGTACCTAAGCAACAACAACCGGCTTCTGATGATGTACCGGTGCTTCAAGAGCAAAAGTCGGCTACTCCAGCGACTGACGTACCTCCAGCTCAAGAGCAGAAGTAA
- the truB gene encoding tRNA pseudouridine(55) synthase TruB, translating into MAQVKRIRRNVSGIILLDKPLGFTSNAALQKVRWLLNAEKAGHTGSLDPLASGVLPLCFGEATKFSQYLLDSDKAYETLAQLGKTTTTADAEGEVLQERPVTVGRADVEAVLPKFRGQISQIPPMYSALKRDGQPLYKLARAGEVVEREPRSVTIARLELLAFEGDTARLAVDCSKGTYIRTLVEDIGEQLGCGAYVAELRRTQAGPFTLAQTVTLEELEAVHAEGGNEAVDRFLMPSDSGLQDWPLLHFSEASAFYWLNGQPVRAPDAPKFGMVRVQDHNGRFIGIGEVSEDGRIAPRRLIRSE; encoded by the coding sequence GTGGCTCAGGTCAAACGTATCCGTCGTAACGTCAGCGGTATCATCCTGCTCGACAAGCCGCTGGGGTTCACCTCCAACGCCGCGTTGCAGAAGGTTCGCTGGCTGCTCAACGCCGAGAAGGCCGGGCACACCGGAAGTCTCGATCCACTGGCCAGCGGTGTGTTGCCGTTATGCTTCGGCGAAGCGACCAAATTTTCGCAATACCTGCTCGATTCCGACAAGGCTTATGAAACCCTGGCGCAACTGGGCAAGACCACCACCACGGCGGATGCCGAAGGTGAGGTTTTGCAGGAGCGCCCGGTGACCGTTGGTCGCGCCGATGTCGAGGCTGTCTTGCCGAAATTTCGCGGGCAAATCAGTCAGATACCGCCGATGTACTCGGCACTCAAGCGTGATGGCCAGCCGCTGTACAAGCTGGCTCGTGCAGGCGAAGTAGTGGAGCGCGAACCGCGTTCTGTTACTATTGCGCGCTTGGAATTACTGGCCTTCGAAGGCGATACTGCGCGCCTTGCGGTGGATTGCAGCAAGGGCACCTATATTCGCACTCTGGTGGAGGATATCGGTGAGCAACTCGGTTGTGGTGCGTACGTCGCAGAATTGCGCCGTACCCAGGCCGGGCCTTTCACCCTGGCGCAGACCGTGACCCTCGAAGAGCTCGAAGCGGTACATGCCGAAGGCGGCAATGAAGCGGTCGACCGTTTCCTGATGCCATCGGACAGCGGCCTGCAGGATTGGCCGTTGTTGCACTTCTCGGAAGCGAGCGCGTTCTACTGGCTCAATGGCCAGCCGGTACGTGCCCCGGATGCTCCGAAGTTCGGCATGGTGCGGGTGCAGGATCACAATGGTCGCTTCATCGGTATCGGTGAAGTGAGCGAAGACGGGCGCATCGCGCCACGTCGACTGATTCGGTCGGAATGA
- the tpiA gene encoding triose-phosphate isomerase, whose amino-acid sequence MRRPMVAGNWKMHGTRASVAELINGLRHLALPSGVDVAVFPPCLYINQVIDGLKGKSISVGAQNSAVESMQGALTGEIAPSQLVDAGCSLVLVGHSERRQIMGERDAMLNRKFAAAQACGLIPVLCVGETLEQREAGKTLEVVGRQLGSIIEELGVGAFAKAVIAYEPVWAIGTGLTATPQQAQDVHKAIREQLAAENSEVARGVRLLYGGSVKAANAVELFGMPDIDGGLIGGASLNADEFGAICRAAGN is encoded by the coding sequence ATGCGTCGCCCTATGGTAGCTGGTAACTGGAAGATGCACGGTACCCGCGCCAGCGTCGCTGAGCTGATCAACGGCCTTCGTCATCTGGCCTTGCCTAGCGGTGTTGATGTCGCGGTATTCCCGCCTTGCTTGTATATCAATCAAGTGATTGATGGCTTGAAAGGTAAGTCGATTTCGGTCGGCGCGCAGAATTCTGCGGTGGAATCCATGCAGGGTGCGTTGACTGGTGAAATTGCGCCGAGTCAGTTGGTGGATGCAGGTTGTTCCCTGGTGCTTGTCGGGCATTCCGAACGCCGTCAGATAATGGGCGAGCGAGACGCAATGCTGAATCGCAAGTTCGCAGCGGCACAGGCATGTGGCTTAATCCCGGTGTTGTGCGTAGGGGAGACCCTTGAGCAGCGTGAAGCCGGTAAAACTCTTGAGGTTGTCGGGCGTCAGCTGGGCAGTATCATCGAGGAGCTGGGTGTAGGTGCCTTTGCCAAGGCGGTCATTGCTTACGAGCCGGTCTGGGCCATTGGTACCGGACTGACTGCAACGCCGCAACAGGCGCAGGATGTGCATAAAGCCATTCGCGAACAGTTGGCGGCAGAAAATTCTGAGGTCGCACGAGGTGTGCGGCTTCTATACGGCGGCAGCGTGAAGGCGGCCAATGCGGTCGAACTGTTCGGCATGCCGGATATCGATGGGGGGCTCATTGGTGGGGCTTCCCTGAATGCAGATGAGTTCGGTGCGATCTGTCGCGCCGCGGGAAACTGA